The Streptomyces cyanogenus DNA segment CCGCCGCCGCGGTCAACGCGATCGCGAGCGAGGAGGAGTGACGGTACGGGCGCGTCGGCGGTGTCCGCCCCCGCGCCCGGCCGGTACGAGCGGCGGTTCCGGTCAGCGGCTCGACGGCGGCCCCGGTGCGAGACGCTCGCGGACCCAGCGCGCCGCGCTCTCCGGGTCGGCCACGACCGGCACGCCCTGCGGAACCGGTGGTCTGCGCACCACGACCACGGGCAGCCCTGCCTCCCGGGCGGCCGTCAGCTTGGGCGCGGTGGCCGCCCCACCGCTGTCCTTCGTGACGACGACGTCGATGCGGTGGCGCCGCAGCAGTTCGCGCTCCCCGTCCAGGGTGAAGGGGCCCCGTTCCAGCAGCACCCGCATGCGGGCCGGGTGCGGGGGCTCGGGGGCGTCCACGGACCGGACGAGGAACCACAGGGTGTCCAGGTCCGCGAAGGCGGCCAGCCCCATGCGCCCGGTGGTCAGGAACACCCGCCGGCCGAGTGCGGGCAGCGCCCGCGCGGCCTCCTCCAGCGACTCCGCCTCGTGCCACCGGTCGCCGGGGACGGGGGCCCAGCCGGGCCGGCGCAGGGCGAGCAGGGGAACACGGGCGGCGGCAGCGGCCCGTGCCGCGTGGAAGCTGATCGTCCCGGCGAAGGGGTGCGTGGCGTCCACGACCGCGTCGGCCCCGTGCTCGCGCAGCCACGCCGTCAGCCCCTCCGCCCCGCCGAAGCCGCCGA contains these protein-coding regions:
- a CDS encoding cobalt-precorrin-6A reductase encodes the protein MHALILGGTTEARRLAELLDGTPGLRLTSSLAGRVAGPRALPGGTRVGGFGGAEGLTAWLREHGADAVVDATHPFAGTISFHAARAAAAARVPLLALRRPGWAPVPGDRWHEAESLEEAARALPALGRRVFLTTGRMGLAAFADLDTLWFLVRSVDAPEPPHPARMRVLLERGPFTLDGERELLRRHRIDVVVTKDSGGAATAPKLTAAREAGLPVVVVRRPPVPQGVPVVADPESAARWVRERLAPGPPSSR